The Salmo trutta unplaced genomic scaffold, fSalTru1.1, whole genome shotgun sequence sequence taagttaccctaacgatgtaactataaaactCTTTTTGGATTTTCTCCGTCCAGGTACCTTAATTGAAATAAAACTGCTCTTAAAGCCTGGGGGGGGgttcttcccagtatgagaggagttgctagatttattgaataaacctttttccataaagttagagtgaaccaaggtgtctgacttgctgttgatgttgaagaagcgtcccgtccactagattatacgtcacagtggcagaatcacctgaaagacgcacatcgccatctgctgactggagttggtatcgcagttgagaaaatactttcaGACAAAATGTTAAAAAGCGACTAGCCCTAAACaccaacgactccctttgaaaacgggcgatgtgacatcataaacattaattatagtgtaaaaatgtactacaaagtgtagctaaatagaataactttggtcataccTACTCAGCACGTGACGTCCAAGGACGTTGAATTATGGGcgatatcaggtctgtctgttgtggccgCTATTTCACCCTAAAATAGTCATCCCAAAAtgggctgtgtataactatgtaaatgtctctcggacaaggtgacttttatcaatatacactctaaaaagtaaaggttcctggagtatcctgtaggggttcttcaaattggaACTGTGCGGGAAACCCTATAagttatttgaagaaccccttatcatgcttcctcaaagaaccttttggggttcattttttaactccctgcccaccctccctccttataaaaaaaatattttaataataataataacaatattgatttaaataattcactGTTTATTTggtggcaccacaaatgtgaattaatatttacaaaacaattaaccaaacaaaacacattacaaaattgcaacatttctgcagacatgtcagaccataataaataatacatttactttgtatagtggttttcatgacatttaaaacaaatacaaataatgatgtacaataaaaacaacattaaaaatgaatcataggtaaactaacaatattgtagacttgatgctaaatacagatttttcagctttagtgtgtatatcgtatccacttagttatgttaggaagttttccatctttatgaccggccctgtTAACTTCcccccaacttctctgatccccagaacacaggaacttaacaacataactgtttatgtgtttatgacattttggggaaattgaAGGGACAATAAAAATCCAGTcctagcagagccccaagtcccatggggacgtcctcgagggcctggatgttctccccatcaaagttaaatagttagttagttagttagttaactaagctaacattagctagttcattatcacaaaagtgagaactgctctagattggaaacttacattaatgagtgtaaagccatgttggctttatggaaacgatatacaatatatgggaaagaatatagttgaggaaataatccaaacctagttgtgcctagttaggacataacgttagctagctagctaacggtactgtactgtagctcatacaacgccgacggtcaaacccggctttctaatatttacgttcattaactatagtaacgttatggaagatattcacagaaaaccatcactGTCTTCGtaattcattattagtatgttatattattataataaatgatttcgagacatattcagagccaaacatcaacccaacttaacctttttaactgttgtcgcatccaaacttgtcaccatcgttttcagttgtaattgcgaagttcccggaagaagtccagcaacaacggaggttcctcgatgaacccaccttctaacaagttctttgaagaaccttttggggctgtttttcattgaccaagaaccctacggttcttaggggatctgagaacaactccagttgaacccttcatttttagagtgtagtcggctctatttactctcagattcaaacatgatgattaacatcaacgatcaagtcagctgctgctgctccaatacagtatgaggtgagacggtgaactgatgttgaaccgggcagtcagctgctgctgctccaatacagtatgaggtgagacggtgaactgatgttgaactgggcagtcagctgctgctgctccaatacagtatgaggtgagacggtgaaccgggcagtcagctgctgctgctccaatacagtatgaggtgagacggtgaactgatgttgaactgggcagtcagctgctgctgctccaatacagtatgaggtgagacggtgaactgatgttgaaccgggcagtcagctgctgctgctccaatacagtatgaggtgagacggtgaactgatgttgaaccgggcagtcagctgctgctgctccaatacagtatgaggtgagacggtgaactgatgttgaaccgggcagtcacctgctgctgctccaatacagtatgaggtgagacggtgaactgatgttgaaccgggcagtcacctgctgctgctccaatacagtatgaggtgagacggtgaactgatgttgaaccgggcagtcagctgctgctgctccaatacagtatgaggtgagacggtgaactgatgttgaactgggcagtcagctgctgctgctccaatacagtatgaggtgagacggtgaactgatgttgaaccgggcagtcagccgctgctgctccaatacagtatgaggtgagacggtgaactgatgttgaatcataatgattaagttaattaaaatgaattagtgaaactgttaaaaaatagtATATGTCATATTCAATATTtgactctattgttatcatatagaaacataatggaatattgtacatcatattaaatatattactctattgttatcatatagaaacataatggaatattgtacatcatattaaatatattgctctattgttatcatatagaaacatcatggaatattgtacatcatattaaatatattactctattgttatcatatagaaacatcatggaatattgtacatcatattaaatatattactctattgttatcatgtagaaacatcatggaatattgtacatcatattaaatattactgtattgttatcatatagaaacatcatggaatattgtacatcatattaaatatattactctattgttatcatatagaaacatcatggaatattgtacatcatattagcatcaacatacattattgtttcattcaatttcacataataaggatatttcatattttcaagttcagaagtcagaacccatcacctgctatgtaaaagagacagaagaatgcacaatggtcaatgctatctgggatccttgggacatccctaccctaaaccctaaccttaacccctaaccttaaccattttaaatgtcaacttcaacgggctagggacgtcccaaggatgtatctctacctgaaaatacatgatctaagttattgatagttggtattcagcagtcataaagccttatttactttaatgaactactaaaatagtgattttgtcagacagcatagacagcagctctacactttattgactgactgatccattcatccttccatccctcctcagccttcctctcctctgaagacccagtgagggtggagctcagtcagagagctgttgagggactggttaggaagaacacttctacagccagagaggtgagaggtcacacatggtttagatggtaaatatttatgtccccttagcggttcatcacgtcagctaaagggaatatgttccatcatctatgtttatttacattagtgcaaattgtccactgatattggtgtaatttctcaccccttttggctgtatgaaagttaatttcccctcagacacacacatttgttctttgatattatgaagatCATTTGTGAAGAATGTACTTTTCCtcacatctctttacattgcttatgcatattccgtgcccagactatgtcaaaggcccatcctggtagatctgaacctaatgcagcttggagtgatcagatgacagaagtcacatttaggtgccaggtgtaactgaggccatagatgctccatatccattactttgagtgttatatataatatgactaaatgtgtttctgtgttgcagggacagtcaataaatggaacagcaaggccacagaacatgacataagcagagctgtgggagaccacctcaagcccctggtagagccgggggtggtgtttaccactccaccacgccttcagcaggctggaaaagtgggattgatctggttgatccatttgtttgtttcggtttgcagtagttgaatcctttgacgtattgttgaattaaacatttatcttcaacaaatgcactcggttggttgaaaagtgatactaaacgtacataccagcactattttgacatagtgggagatatactgaatttatacttttttcataataagatggaccaagatacgtattggttttgcaagagtctgttgattgtcagtcattgggttaatttcttttgcaatatgttcaaatcaagctttatttatacagcacatttcagacatggatgcttcacaggaaaaaaaataaaacaatgaaaataaacagaaatatttaccacaacaaacataagattaacaactgaaagatgaattagcattctaaggaaaatccattgattaaaatattaattggatgcaacatccaacccaaaatataacttgttttttaggagggtctctgaaagacactatgggggtgtccactgaaagttgactagtaacaacaactgggacctaaaagacacccaccatgagacccactaaatctgcccaagaagagacaaacaaaataaaaacccacaccaaacttaaagacaggaagcaaaccaaaaaggtggagcaactaaaggtgttgactctccacatgtatcaagacaactggagcactgggccagacactcttaaatagaacctggaccagctcaggtgaaacaccttcccactaacgagatggacaagccagcacaggtgtaacacatactgactaacgaggtgacaccaatcaatgcgtcctacgtgctaacgagctagacgtgctaaggagctagacgtgctaaggtGCTAGACGTGCTaaggagctagacgtgctaacgagctatacgtgctaacgagctatacgtgctaacgagctatacgtgctaacgagctatacgtgctaacgagctatacgtgctaacgagctatacgtgctaaagtccaacctcataacataaatggaaaaaccaaagcctgtaacaccttaagacaacaaatatatcctatatttttgttggaaaagtttgctcaccaccaacagaaaacaacttccatttcacattataatcaactacaatgcttcaccttctacaatataaacatggtgtctactggctgtcaacaattgaaaacaagaaaaaacccgtatttctaaataataatatacaatagtattatttgtttctcctttttctttctatagaatcctaaataccactagcttctagaactctcgtcttcctaaaactcactagcttctagaacactcgtcttcctaaaactcactagcttctagaacactcgtcttcctaaatcccactagcttctagaacactcgtcttcctaaaactcactagcttctagaactctcgtcttcctaaaactcactagcttctagaactctcttcttcctaaaactcactagcttctagaactctcgtcttcctaaaactcactagcttctagaactctcgtcttcctaaaactcactagcttctagaactctcctctttctaaatcccactagcttctagaactctcttcTCCTTGGAAGgaacccaaacaaaactcatctccaatacgggaaaaacgtgcagtcaaaataaataaagatccatagcaacgcactagctaaacgcaaaacacaaatcttatatccatttgggggggaaatcaggttgaacctgctcttgaaactaacacaacaaaacaaaaaacacttggaaattgagatatattttacctcactggttagaggacaacctgcagaagacagtcagctacattttggagtgatgcatttaaatttaggggtccctaaacaaaggaacacaacacttatttgtcataactcattaatatcatgttgaaatcaattgtgccgagaggagggagatgaggttgcacgtcctgttaaaactaacagctcaaaaaccacacggaatcatgtgtacatcactggttagaggacaatttgtagaaaacagccagatacattttgattcaagtgcgtaaccaacatggtaagtgtaacacaactctttttgtgTTCGTCACTTTTTATTatatctcataaatagtaactcttccatttcagagcctggattttccccctgaggctaatatccatatcatgttgaaatcaatagaacaggggacaaacgtttagggttctacattgtgacatcattaaaatactccttctacaatgttaaacattctacattgtgacatcattaaaatactgctactacaatgttaaaacattctacattgtgacattatatcattgatatcatgaaacaactcattcatgtattttctgatgtttgatcagatgtcttttaccggagaatctcttgtcacactgatcacagctataaggtttctctcctgtgtgtgttctctggtgtcgagtcagacagccagatgtagtaaaactcttcccacattgaccacagctataaggtttctctcctgtgtgtcttctctggtgtcgagtcagagagccagatgcagcaaaattcttcccacattgatcacagctataaggtttctctcctgtgtgtattctctggtgtagagtcagatggctagatgaagtaaaactcttcccacattgagtacagctaaaaggtttctctcctgtgtggattctctggtgtgatatgagGCTGGTTgacctagtaaaactcttcccacattgaccacagctaaaagatttctctcctgtgtggattctctgatgaattttaatgcctgatgaagaggtgaatctcttcccacagtcagaggagcagtgagttctcttccctgtggatctctgcaggtgtttcttgaggtgttttgatctggagagacagccagatgtagtaaaactcttcccacattgaccacagctataaggtttctctcctgtgtgtcttctctggtgtcgagttagagagccagatgtagtaaaactcttcccacattgaccacaactataaggtttctctcctgtgtgtgttctttggtgtagagtaagatagccagatgtagtaaaactcttcccacattgaccacagctataaggtttctctcctgtgtgtcttctctggtgtcgagtcagagagccagatgtagtaaaactcttcccacattgaccacaactataaggtttctctcctgtgtgtgttctctggtgtagagtcagagaggcagatgcagcaaaactcttcccacattgatcacagctataaggtttctctcctgtgtgtactcgctggtgtcttgtcagatggcaagatgaaatgtaagtcttcccacattgatcacagctataaggtttctctcttgtgtgtgttctctggtgtgatatcaggctgtctggccgagtaaaactcttcccacattgattacagctataaggtttctctcctgtgtgtactcgctggtgtctagtcagatggcaagatgaaatataagtcttcccacattgatcacagctataaggtttctctcctgtgtgtgttctctggtgtacagtcaggtaactagatgaaataaaacttttcatacattgattacaactaaaagatttctctcctgtgtgtatcctctggtgtgataacaggttgcttgactgagtaaaactcttcccacattgagtacagctgtacggtttatctcctgtgtgtgttctctggtgtagagtcagagagaaatatgtagtaaaactcctcccacattgatcacagctataaggtttctctccagtgtgaattctcaggtgtacttttagtgcttttaatcttaagtaactcttcccacaatcaaaacagtggtgagatttctctcctgtgtgtgttcgctggtgtattttaagttctgatgaagatttgcaatgttttccacagtcagagcagcagatagatttcttccctgtgggtctctgctggtgtttcttgaggtgatagaatctggacagactcttctctgactcgttagcatcatgatgttgaggctccccagaggatccatgatagtcacgtctctctcctgtgtgaacaagtcagacagatagttaaaggctcacaacagcagaaatccactgaaaaaggtgatgccaacagcgtagccatgatactgtacaacaattgacgtctgtaatgaatgttaaaattacttgacaattgtcttaagacagtcaagtgagcaacaatagtcatatttagtcttgttttcacattagtagtaactacaaataagtaaaaggtgttgaactcctaagcagtgtgccaggcgacttttgttctcaaatataggcccctttctgtgtttgctaaaattgcgacaagggcgatgcgcacacaatttgattgcagaaacacctccctgctaatgcagaaaccactagttatggatgtagtatatctgcctggagcaaaaatggtgagcaagtggcctaagctgtgccattagagattctgggttcgagtccaagctctgttgcagccggccgcgaccgggaggcccatggggcgacgcacaattggcccaccgtcgtccgggttaggggaaggtttggccggcagggatatccttgtctcatcgcgcactagcgactcatgtggcgggccgggcgcagtgcacactgaccaggtcgccaggtgtacggtgtttcctccgacacattggtgctgctggcttccgggttgggtgggcattgtgtcaagaagcatcgcggctaggttgggttgtgtttcggaggtcgcatggctctcgaccttcgcctttccagagtccgtatgggagttgcagcgatgagacaagactgtaagtaccaattggggagaaaaaaggggtgaaaaaaatatttatatatatttaaaaaatggtgagcaaagattagttatcacaatgtattctgaatattacagcactagatcaagagtgctactcaaggaaactcacattaagctctgagtctattcactaattcaccaccgtgggggaaaactcaggggagttctcataggctgacagcaaataaagcctccatttccaggttgattatgattattattatcatcattcgacactactttggattataattgtaaggctcgtttgaatgtcctgatttaatataatgtttgtgttattgtcgaaaatgtactactttatatttaaaaacgacttcaaccagtaaaatgatcattggctagttttccatcagcctgacaatgagattttgtccactaagtgtatgtggtctataatctcacctaacaataacatagacctactgtaggacccataacttcacctaacaataacatagaccaactgtaggacccataacttcacctaacaataacatagacctactgtaggacccataacttcacctaacaataacatagacctactgtaggacccataacttcacctaacaataacatagacctactgtaggacccataacttcacctaacaacaacatagacctactgtaggacccataacttcacctaacaacaacatagacctactgtaggacccataacttcacctaacaataacatagacctactgtaggacccataacttcacctaacaataacatagacttactgtaggacccataacttcacctaacaacaacatagacctactgtaggacccataacttcacctaacaataacatagacctactgtcggacccataacttcacctaacaacaacatagacctactgtaggacccataacttcacctaacaacaacatagacctaggactataaatcatttaatattttaggtgaaacaaggagactaaaatgtctttgtcatgacatttcataacctgatcaccagataattttgtgaataatcccactaggctactctgtaatgtgttgtcattctaaatgtcctgaataaaggaaaatagctctgtgtgttgtacaatagcctatccatcaaggaacagttctctacacattatgagctaagtatctctgtgttcagacagactaacgagaccctactgtaaatcaagtagacaataacacattataaacatcgatttgtttgggatgttggatccaacgtggagcatggcataactgtctttaccagagtaatgaattaagaactacatttgactggcatgcagaaaatgatttcctggatcagctgatgatagttgaacatgtgactgtaactaaacagctacagtattaagtattatgtgtcattatttaagaaccgcattaatgacagtatccatttgggtgttgtcaataaagttaaggtgactctcggttagaaccattggatttagtaaactgaaatgatttaggatttctgtgcccatgaaaactcttttcccagcgtaacataaggagacaataaatgttacgtaggtagagagcatttctgagatctgaatacaaaaaaactgtccgacagcaagatccagtatttaagttaaagttcatcatatgacaagcttaacgttatgactataactactgttccctgaaggagggaaactaggtacaacatactattaaatccacacctcgctggaagcccagcattccacaggtgatgagcgtgagactcggatatattccttaaatgatttaatccttaaatttaatacctcaaTTCACTTacccaggaagtggcggagccaaacaggtgttgtacctcgttcgtaactggcacgcagatcggttgaaatggtaagataaattggcacttcaaacagaaatggaaaaagtttgcctattttaccggaaactccaggagcataacgtcagaattaacgaaggccagcagcaggttgggaattggttattttcttctggttatattgatctctggcttccttaagtcatttgtgtgtgttaattatttaatcaaacgcttgaagcatcagttcagttcaagttctgcacatagagttgattttattaaacacacggggtgtgtctatatgaacaaatacacgtcataacatttcaaccaatcaattggtagaaagaaaatactatttaaaaaaaaataatctgccctagaacatacaacatacatgcattcagaccccttccctttttacacatttggttattataataattatatatttttttcaattatcaattttcagacaatacctcataaacacatcacaataccccataaaagtgagaaaaaaaagtttagaaatgcttatatatatatatatacacacacacacacatctctctctctctctctctctaggtcatgccagtaggttacagtaggttgtatatctctaggtcatgccagtaggttacagtaggttgtaactctctaggtcatgccagtaggttacagtaggttgtatctctctaggtcatgccagtaggttacagtaggttgtaactctctaggtcatgccagtaggctacagtaggttgtaactctctaggtcatgccagtaggttacagtaggttgtaactctctaggtcatgccagtaggttgtaactctctaggtcatgccagtgggttacagtaggttgtaactctctaggtcatgccagtaggttacagtaggttgtaactctctaggtcatgccagtaggttacagtaggttgtatctctctaggtcatgccagtaggttacagtaggttgtatctctctaggtcatgccagtagcctacagtaggttgtatctctctaggtcatgccagtaggttacagtaggttgtatctttctaggtcatgccagtaggctacagtaggttgtaactctctaggtcatgccagtaggttacagtaggttgtatctctctaggtcatgccagtaggctacagtaggttgtaactctctaggtcatgccagtaggttgtatctctctaggtcatgccagtaggtaacagtaggttgtatctctctaggtcatgccagcaggttacagtaggttgtatctctctaggtcatgccagtaggtaacagtaggttgtatctctctaggtcatgccagtaggctacagtaggttgtaactctctaggtcatgccagtaggttacagtaggttggaactctctaggtcatgccagtaggctacagtaggttgtatctctctaggtcatgccagtaggttacagtaggttgtatctctctaggtcatgccagtaggctacagtaggttgtaactctctaggtcatgccagtaggttacagtaggttgtaactctctaggtcatgccagtaggttacagtaggttgtatctctctaggtcatgccagtaggttgtaactctctaggtcatgccagtaggttacagtaggttgtacctctctaggtcatgccagtaggctacagtaggttgtatctctctaggtcatgccagtaggttacagtaggttgtatctctctaggtcatgccagtaggctacagtaggttgtatctctctaggtcatgccagtaggttacagtaggttgtaactctctaggtcatgccagtaggttacagtaggttgtaactctctaggtcatgccagtaggttacagtagagtGTATCTcgctaggtcatgccagtaggttacagtaggttgtaactctctaggtcatgccagtaggctacagtaggttgtatctctctaggtcatgccagtaggttacagtaggttgtatctctgtaggtcatgccagtaggttacagtaggttgtatctctgtaggtcatgccagtaggctacagtaggttgtatctc is a genomic window containing:
- the LOC115186739 gene encoding zinc finger protein 420-like, with translation KKSICCSDCGKHCKSSSELKIHQRTHTGEKSHHCFDCGKSYLRLKALKVHLRIHTGEKPYSCDQCGRSFTTYFSLTLHQRTHTGDKPYSCTQCGKSFTQSSNLLSHQRIHTGEKSFSCNQCMKSFISSSYLTVHQRTHTGEKPYSCDQCGKTYISSCHLTRHQRVHTGEKPYSCNQCGKSFTRPDSLISHQRTHTREKPYSCDQCGKTYISSCHLTRHQRVHTGEKPYSCDQCGKSFAASASLTLHQRTHTGEKPYSCGQCGKSFTTSGSLTRHQRRHTGEKPYSCGQCGKSFTTSGYLTLHQRTHTGEKPYSCGQCGKSFTTSGSLTRHQRRHTGEKPYSCGQCGKSFTTSGCIKIHQRIHTGEKSFSCGQCGKSFTRSTSLISHQRIHTGEKPFSCTQCGKSFTSSSHLTLHQRIHTGEKPYSCDQCGKNFAASGSLTRHQRRHTGEKPYSCGQCGKSFTTSGCLTRHQRTHTGEK